A single region of the Acidobacteriota bacterium genome encodes:
- a CDS encoding serine hydrolase codes for MKDVILRAMVAALLFGGVSQPAQAQEPADIGDAWFRSVPADQGLDEATVREIFNRVRSQADYRTVRGVVIVRHGTLVAEAYFGGYTNKTLKNVHSVSKSVTSLAVGIAMDQGLLPGVNTRLVHLLPHYAHRLREPPKNGITLRHALTMTAGLAWNETAGAFWNNADSVDYVLTRDVVAQPGTEFSYSSGLSHVIAEVNNRASGKSHLAFVQQHLFGPLGITTATWDPDLSGRHWGGTGLRIRPRDMAKIGQLTLQEGLWEGKRLVSREWIAEATRGQTAGIAEAPSYGYQWWIRPQGRYLAHGYNGQYIGVDPEADIVMTMITLSEQSPRPQETYRYYFEQLQDLARDAMKPERRGRLVATAAAGGGDADAITIEVKRVGGSDGAVTLAYGTRNGSARAGREFRSTEGELRWEHGDAKPQTVRIPLLPNPTRDVPRDFRFEFESMSGDIDAPHRMRLELGPGGRPVNPAGSIEFTGPAFPGHEGEEATIAVERRGGTRGEIAVRYRTMPRSAADTDFSAVEGRLVWKDGESGARLVHVPLMADDEIERSELFDLVLSDVSGGADLPEARAVGVIQDMTAGPGCTDGEGTLCLSGGRFRVEVEWQSQYNGKRGTGSLQRLSDESGTATFFSPENVELVFKLLDGRAINDHHWVYYGALSDVEYWLTVTDTLHDRVVVYRNPPGEICGRGDSKAFGEPAGFAAVTGGAWNRQRVPNATAPDKIRSATTEGTCPPGALCLLDGRFEVTAEWTKADGESGVATPLPGADATGYMWFFSPGNIELAVKALDGTTINKAFWVFAAGLTDVDYQLTVTDTVAGVSKTYSNPSRPFCGLGDTSAFPQ; via the coding sequence ATGAAGGACGTCATCCTCAGAGCGATGGTCGCGGCGCTTCTCTTCGGGGGCGTTTCGCAGCCCGCGCAAGCGCAGGAGCCCGCGGACATCGGCGACGCCTGGTTTCGCTCCGTTCCCGCCGACCAGGGCCTCGACGAAGCGACCGTCCGCGAGATCTTCAACCGGGTGCGCTCACAGGCCGACTATCGGACCGTACGCGGAGTCGTCATCGTTCGGCACGGCACCCTGGTCGCGGAGGCCTACTTCGGCGGCTATACCAACAAGACCCTGAAGAACGTCCATTCAGTCAGCAAGAGCGTCACCTCGCTGGCGGTAGGCATCGCGATGGACCAGGGCCTGCTGCCGGGCGTCAACACCCGGCTCGTCCACCTTCTGCCGCACTACGCCCACCGCCTGAGGGAGCCGCCGAAGAACGGCATCACCCTGCGCCACGCGCTGACGATGACCGCCGGGCTGGCCTGGAACGAAACCGCCGGCGCGTTCTGGAACAACGCCGACAGCGTCGACTACGTCCTGACACGGGATGTCGTCGCCCAACCGGGCACGGAATTCAGCTACTCCAGCGGGCTCTCCCATGTGATCGCCGAGGTGAACAACCGCGCGTCCGGCAAGAGTCACCTGGCCTTCGTCCAGCAGCACCTCTTCGGGCCGCTCGGGATCACCACGGCCACCTGGGACCCGGACCTGAGCGGCCGCCACTGGGGCGGCACCGGCCTCCGGATCCGACCCCGCGACATGGCGAAGATCGGCCAGCTCACGCTCCAGGAAGGGCTGTGGGAAGGCAAGCGCCTGGTCTCGCGTGAGTGGATCGCCGAGGCGACGCGCGGTCAGACCGCCGGCATCGCCGAGGCTCCGAGCTACGGCTACCAGTGGTGGATCCGGCCCCAGGGCCGCTACCTCGCCCACGGCTACAACGGGCAGTACATCGGCGTCGATCCCGAGGCCGACATCGTGATGACGATGATCACCCTCTCGGAGCAGTCTCCGCGGCCGCAGGAGACGTACCGCTACTACTTCGAGCAACTTCAGGATCTGGCGCGCGACGCGATGAAGCCGGAGCGGCGGGGGCGGCTCGTGGCAACCGCGGCGGCCGGAGGCGGCGACGCTGATGCGATCACAATCGAGGTCAAGCGGGTGGGCGGTAGCGACGGCGCCGTCACACTGGCCTACGGGACCCGAAACGGCAGCGCCAGAGCCGGCCGGGAGTTCCGCAGCACCGAAGGAGAGCTGCGGTGGGAGCACGGCGACGCAAAGCCGCAAACCGTCCGGATTCCGCTGCTCCCAAACCCCACAAGAGACGTGCCGCGCGACTTCCGCTTCGAGTTCGAGTCGATGAGCGGCGACATCGACGCACCGCACCGGATGCGGCTCGAACTCGGACCCGGAGGTCGGCCGGTCAACCCCGCCGGGTCGATCGAGTTCACCGGGCCGGCGTTCCCCGGCCACGAGGGCGAGGAGGCCACGATCGCGGTCGAACGCCGGGGCGGTACGCGCGGGGAGATCGCCGTCCGCTACCGGACGATGCCCCGTTCTGCCGCCGACACGGACTTCAGCGCCGTCGAGGGGCGGCTCGTGTGGAAGGACGGGGAATCTGGCGCGCGTCTGGTCCACGTCCCGCTGATGGCGGACGACGAGATCGAGCGCAGCGAGCTCTTCGATCTCGTCCTGAGCGACGTCTCCGGCGGCGCGGACCTGCCCGAAGCTCGCGCCGTGGGCGTGATTCAGGACATGACCGCCGGTCCGGGCTGCACGGACGGCGAAGGTACCCTCTGCCTTTCCGGCGGCCGGTTCCGGGTCGAGGTCGAGTGGCAGTCCCAATACAACGGAAAGCGCGGCACGGGCTCGCTGCAACGCCTGAGCGACGAGAGCGGCACCGCGACCTTCTTCTCGCCCGAGAACGTGGAGCTCGTGTTCAAGTTGCTCGACGGGCGAGCCATCAACGACCACCACTGGGTGTACTACGGGGCACTTTCCGACGTCGAGTACTGGCTCACCGTCACCGACACCCTCCACGACCGTGTCGTCGTCTACCGCAATCCGCCGGGCGAGATCTGCGGGCGCGGCGATTCGAAGGCATTCGGCGAGCCGGCGGGCTTCGCAGCCGTCACCGGCGGAGCCTGGAACAGGCAGCGCGTTCCCAACGCGACTGCTCCCGACAAGATCCGGTCCGCCACCACCGAGGGGACGTGCCCCCCCGGAGCGCTCTGCCTGCTGGACGGCCGCTTCGAAGTGACCGCGGAGTGGACCAAGGCCGACGGCGAGAGCGGGGTCGCCACGCCGCTGCCGGGCGCCGACGCCACCGGCTACATGTGGTTCTTCTCGCCCGGGAACATCGAACTCGCGGTCAAGGCGCTCGACGGCACAACGATCAACAAGGCCTTCTGGGTCTTCGCCGCAGGGCTGACCGATGTCGACTACCAGTTGACCGTCACGGACACCGTGGCCGGTGTGTCGAAGACGTACTCGAACCCGAGCCGTCCCTTCTGCGGCCTGGGCGACACGTCGGCGTTTCCGCAGTAG
- a CDS encoding thioesterase family protein, with product MTFETEFETRHSDCFAATGFVHAGVLLALTEMAYARFEQHCGIDAGLKPEHVYAVQRSTKATYYSPLRWQEGARIRVSTTEATERGFDQDFEVLSAADGREIARFTHRWVLLDTRAGRPVALSGDIRQRLLGED from the coding sequence GTGACCTTCGAGACCGAGTTCGAGACCAGACACAGCGACTGCTTCGCCGCCACCGGCTTCGTCCACGCCGGCGTGTTGCTGGCGCTGACCGAGATGGCCTACGCGCGGTTCGAGCAGCACTGCGGCATCGATGCCGGCCTGAAGCCCGAGCACGTCTACGCGGTGCAGCGGTCGACGAAGGCGACGTATTACTCGCCGCTCCGCTGGCAGGAAGGGGCTCGCATCCGGGTCAGCACGACGGAGGCGACGGAGCGCGGGTTCGATCAGGACTTCGAGGTTCTCTCGGCCGCCGACGGCCGCGAGATCGCACGGTTCACGCATCGCTGGGTGTTGCTCGATACGCGGGCCGGACGCCCGGTGGCTCTGTCCGGGGACATTCGACAGCGGCTCCTGGGGGAGGATTGA
- a CDS encoding carboxylesterase family protein, producing the protein MNRRPPCRLLAVIVVAAAACTGSGQPEAEGLGLVIETASGPVEGAAVDDGRGPAGDVLAFRGIPYAAPPVGDLRWRPPQPAASWDGVRPALDSGAPCWQRISPDTSIWSRGELDRSEDCLYLDLWTAAADDAAPRPVMVWFHGGSHEVGHGSSLIFDGAALARKGVVLVSINYRLGSFGFLAHAALTSESEHGSSGNYGLLDKIAALRWVRGNAAAFGGDPERVTIFGQSAGSMSVCSLVASPLAAGLFHRAIGQSAGCFTPLEGLEQAERRGVLLAEELGVAEDAAGAEVAAAMRAASAEDVLAGAGSSGWSEGAKTVVDGWYLPDQPSAIYARGEHNPVPMLVGFMGDESRALFAPGPPLERPALELQLEEQYGEAATGLLAAYAAEAKKAPGAVPGLIFSDTIFGWGSRTWVRHAAAAGGDAYLYYIPHAPPVFRLYLPDRPDLGGEGGARRMGAYHSGDLAYVFGNTDLVGINWEDWDHEIADLLSSYWSNFAKTGDPNGEGLPEWPRYEHASDQALVVGDAVGVESGVLREKLDALDHALGGG; encoded by the coding sequence ATGAACCGCAGACCGCCTTGCCGTCTCCTGGCCGTGATCGTCGTGGCCGCAGCCGCCTGTACCGGGTCGGGACAGCCCGAGGCTGAGGGCCTGGGCCTCGTCATCGAGACCGCGTCGGGCCCGGTCGAAGGCGCGGCGGTCGACGATGGCCGCGGCCCCGCTGGCGACGTGCTCGCCTTCCGCGGCATTCCCTACGCCGCGCCGCCGGTGGGCGATCTTCGCTGGCGGCCGCCCCAGCCGGCGGCATCCTGGGATGGTGTGCGGCCGGCCCTGGACTCCGGTGCGCCATGTTGGCAGCGGATCAGTCCCGACACGTCGATCTGGAGCCGCGGCGAGCTCGACCGCAGCGAGGACTGCCTCTATCTCGATCTGTGGACGGCTGCCGCCGACGATGCCGCTCCGCGGCCGGTCATGGTCTGGTTCCACGGCGGCAGCCACGAGGTGGGGCATGGGTCTTCGCTCATCTTCGACGGCGCGGCGCTTGCCCGCAAGGGTGTCGTGCTGGTATCGATCAACTACCGGCTGGGCTCGTTCGGCTTCCTGGCCCACGCGGCGCTGACGTCCGAGTCGGAGCACGGCTCGTCCGGCAACTACGGCCTGCTCGACAAGATCGCCGCGCTGCGATGGGTGCGGGGCAACGCGGCGGCGTTCGGCGGCGACCCGGAACGAGTGACGATCTTCGGCCAGTCGGCGGGCTCGATGAGCGTCTGCAGCCTGGTCGCGTCGCCGCTGGCGGCAGGTCTGTTCCATCGCGCGATCGGTCAGTCGGCCGGTTGCTTCACTCCGCTCGAGGGCCTGGAGCAGGCGGAGCGGCGCGGCGTGCTGCTCGCCGAGGAGTTGGGCGTCGCGGAGGATGCCGCAGGGGCTGAAGTCGCCGCCGCGATGCGGGCTGCTTCGGCGGAGGACGTGCTGGCCGGGGCCGGCAGTTCCGGGTGGTCTGAGGGAGCGAAGACGGTGGTCGACGGCTGGTACCTGCCGGATCAGCCGTCGGCGATCTACGCCCGTGGCGAGCACAACCCGGTGCCGATGCTGGTCGGCTTCATGGGCGACGAGTCGCGCGCGCTCTTCGCGCCCGGTCCGCCGCTGGAGCGCCCGGCGCTCGAACTGCAACTGGAGGAGCAGTACGGGGAGGCGGCCACAGGGCTCTTGGCCGCCTACGCCGCGGAGGCGAAGAAGGCGCCCGGGGCGGTGCCGGGCCTGATCTTCTCCGACACGATCTTCGGCTGGGGCAGCCGGACTTGGGTCCGCCACGCCGCGGCTGCGGGCGGTGACGCCTACCTCTACTACATCCCGCACGCGCCGCCGGTGTTCCGGCTCTACCTGCCGGACCGGCCGGACCTGGGCGGCGAAGGCGGTGCGCGCCGGATGGGCGCCTACCATTCCGGCGATCTGGCCTACGTCTTCGGCAACACCGACCTGGTGGGGATCAACTGGGAGGACTGGGACCACGAGATCGCGGACCTGCTTTCGAGCTACTGGTCGAACTTCGCGAAGACCGGCGATCCGAACGGCGAGGGGCTGCCCGAGTGGCCGCGATACGAGCACGCGAGCGACCAGGCGCTGGTCGTCGGCGACGCGGTCGGCGTCGAGTCGGGTGTGCTGAGAGAGAAGCTCGACGCCCTCGACCACGCTCTTGGCGGCGGTTAG
- a CDS encoding acyl-CoA/acyl-ACP dehydrogenase: protein MTAIAEPLPPEVDDFRQQALEFAEREVLPRHERHGALLDDPRERYDAGGRLQPAAVDLIREVRTASAREGIFTACVPEELGGGGYGHLAYYAGWQTLFHRLGPRPWLLLHVMAHWAFGPSRLLSQLSERARERFLPGLMDGSKIMCFGLSEPGAGSDLSALATRAERDGDGWRITGRKIWTTHGPIADYCVLFARTGEQGITAFIVPTDAQGFRRVRVVELFGDIGGDEAEIALEGLYVEPWQVIGEVDRGLAAALYGVSLGRVYNSARAVGTGRWAIETALAYAQKREAFGSPIAEYQGVSFPLAESATELHGAHLMGRNAARLLDGGSRAIKELSMTKAYSVQVGLRAVDRAMQTHGALGFTNDLGLTEAWKALRVVNVADGSNEIMNRMIARQLLRGDTDL from the coding sequence ATGACCGCGATTGCCGAGCCGCTGCCGCCGGAAGTCGACGACTTCCGGCAGCAAGCGCTGGAGTTCGCCGAGCGCGAGGTGTTACCGCGGCACGAGCGGCATGGCGCACTGCTCGACGATCCGCGCGAGCGCTACGACGCCGGCGGGCGACTCCAACCCGCTGCCGTCGACCTGATCAGGGAAGTGCGCACGGCGTCTGCCCGCGAAGGGATCTTCACCGCGTGCGTACCCGAGGAGCTCGGTGGCGGCGGCTACGGTCATCTGGCCTACTACGCCGGTTGGCAGACGCTCTTTCACCGCCTGGGGCCGCGGCCGTGGCTCCTGCTGCACGTCATGGCGCACTGGGCGTTCGGTCCCAGCCGACTCCTGTCGCAGCTCTCCGAACGGGCGCGCGAGCGCTTCCTGCCGGGGTTGATGGACGGCTCGAAGATCATGTGCTTCGGGCTCTCTGAGCCGGGCGCCGGTTCCGATCTCTCGGCGCTGGCGACGAGAGCGGAGCGGGACGGCGACGGCTGGCGGATCACAGGTCGCAAGATCTGGACCACGCACGGGCCGATCGCCGACTACTGCGTGCTGTTCGCGCGGACGGGCGAGCAGGGGATCACCGCCTTCATCGTTCCGACCGATGCGCAGGGCTTCAGGCGGGTTCGTGTCGTCGAACTCTTCGGCGACATCGGCGGCGACGAGGCCGAGATCGCGCTGGAGGGCCTCTATGTCGAGCCGTGGCAGGTCATCGGAGAGGTAGACCGCGGTCTGGCCGCGGCGCTCTACGGCGTGTCGCTGGGCCGTGTCTACAACTCGGCGCGAGCGGTGGGGACCGGTCGTTGGGCGATCGAGACGGCGCTCGCCTACGCCCAGAAGCGAGAGGCCTTCGGCTCCCCGATCGCCGAGTACCAGGGCGTGAGCTTTCCCCTGGCCGAGTCGGCGACAGAACTCCACGGCGCTCACCTGATGGGGCGTAACGCCGCCCGGCTGCTCGATGGCGGCAGCCGCGCGATCAAGGAGCTGAGCATGACGAAGGCCTACTCGGTCCAGGTGGGGCTGCGCGCGGTCGACCGGGCGATGCAGACCCACGGCGCCCTGGGATTCACGAACGACCTCGGCCTCACCGAGGCCTGGAAGGCGCTTCGGGTTGTCAACGTCGCCGACGGCTCGAACGAGATCATGAACCGCATGATCGCCCGCCAGCTACTCCGGGGCGACACCGACCTGTAG
- a CDS encoding aminotransferase, which yields MTLPAEATTFAPSTSDRDHLSVLHPTTDLPALRRDGPLVIERGQGIRVWDEDGREYIEGLAGLWCTALGYGVEELADAAAEQIRKLSFAHLFAGRSHEPAVALAEKLREIGPIPNAKAFFGTSGSDANDTQVKLVWYYNNALGRPEKKKIISRRRGYHGVSVAAGSMTGLPPFHKSFDLPLPQFRHVTCPHYYREGEPGETEEEFTARLAAELDELIRAEGPETVAAFIAEPVLGAGGVVVPPEGYYPAIQAVLDEHDVLLIDDEVICGFGRLGTPFGAEAMEMKPDTASVAKALSSAYLPISAVLVPDEMVDVFVEAGERWGLFGHGFTYTGHPVCAAVALKALELMEERNLFAHAARVGRYFQAGLRRFAEHPLVGETRGKGLLGACELVADRQSREAFPIQRGVGAYCMQRCLDHGLIVRALGDTVAFCPPLIVTESDVDEILERFGRGLDETLAWVETGGAAS from the coding sequence ATGACCTTACCTGCCGAGGCGACTACGTTCGCCCCTTCCACGTCAGATCGCGACCATCTGTCCGTCCTCCATCCGACGACGGACCTTCCGGCACTGCGGCGCGACGGCCCGCTGGTGATCGAACGGGGGCAGGGCATCCGGGTCTGGGACGAAGACGGCAGGGAGTACATCGAGGGGCTGGCGGGTCTCTGGTGTACCGCCCTGGGCTACGGTGTGGAGGAACTCGCGGACGCCGCCGCCGAGCAGATTCGGAAGCTCTCCTTCGCCCATCTCTTCGCGGGTCGCAGCCATGAACCGGCGGTCGCACTGGCCGAGAAGCTGCGCGAGATCGGGCCGATTCCGAACGCCAAGGCTTTCTTCGGAACGTCCGGTTCCGACGCGAACGACACCCAGGTCAAGCTGGTCTGGTACTACAACAACGCGCTCGGCCGGCCGGAGAAGAAGAAGATCATCAGCCGCCGGCGCGGCTACCACGGTGTTTCCGTGGCCGCCGGCAGCATGACCGGGCTGCCGCCGTTCCACAAGAGCTTCGACCTGCCGCTGCCGCAGTTCCGCCACGTGACCTGCCCGCACTACTACCGCGAGGGCGAGCCGGGCGAGACGGAAGAGGAGTTCACGGCCCGGCTGGCGGCCGAACTCGACGAGCTGATCCGTGCCGAGGGGCCTGAAACCGTCGCCGCCTTCATCGCCGAGCCGGTGCTGGGCGCCGGGGGCGTCGTCGTGCCGCCCGAGGGCTACTACCCGGCGATTCAGGCGGTCCTGGACGAGCACGATGTCCTGCTGATCGACGACGAGGTGATCTGCGGTTTCGGCCGGCTCGGCACGCCGTTCGGGGCCGAGGCGATGGAGATGAAGCCGGATACCGCCTCGGTCGCGAAGGCCCTGTCCTCCGCCTATCTTCCGATCAGCGCGGTCCTCGTGCCCGACGAGATGGTCGATGTCTTCGTCGAGGCGGGTGAGCGCTGGGGCCTCTTCGGCCACGGTTTCACCTACACGGGCCATCCGGTCTGTGCGGCCGTGGCGCTCAAGGCGCTGGAACTGATGGAAGAGCGGAACCTCTTCGCTCACGCCGCCCGGGTCGGGCGCTACTTCCAGGCCGGGCTGCGGCGCTTTGCCGAGCATCCGCTGGTGGGCGAAACGCGGGGCAAGGGGCTGCTCGGCGCCTGTGAACTGGTGGCGGATAGGCAGAGCCGCGAGGCCTTTCCGATCCAGCGCGGAGTGGGGGCGTACTGCATGCAACGTTGCCTGGACCACGGTCTGATCGTGCGGGCGCTGGGCGACACGGTGGCGTTTTGCCCGCCGTTGATCGTCACCGAGTCGGATGTCGACGAGATCCTGGAGCGCTTCGGCCGCGGCCTGGACGAGACCCTCGCCTGGGTCGAGACCGGAGGCGCGGCGTCATGA
- a CDS encoding SDR family NAD(P)-dependent oxidoreductase yields the protein MTELSTLSRSVAGKTVLITGCASGMGRATAMLFAAEGASVAATDINGPGVEAVVAKIRAAGREATAWTLDVGDGDAIERVVREVADRYGGLDILVNNAGISRGGPIDADEYETRWQETVNVLLTAHQRTIRAALPHLRKSDSPRIVNIASTEGLGATALNSAYSAAKTGVIGLTRGLAVELGKEGITVNCICPGPIRTAMTERIPEEHKQIYARRRTALRRYGDPEEVAHGTLHLCLPASSFITGVALPVDGGLTVRRA from the coding sequence ATGACGGAACTGAGCACGTTGAGCCGGTCGGTCGCGGGGAAGACCGTGCTGATCACGGGCTGCGCCTCGGGCATGGGGCGGGCGACGGCGATGCTGTTCGCGGCCGAAGGCGCGAGTGTCGCCGCGACCGACATCAACGGTCCGGGCGTCGAAGCGGTGGTCGCAAAGATCCGCGCGGCGGGCCGGGAAGCGACCGCCTGGACCCTCGACGTGGGCGACGGCGATGCGATCGAGCGCGTCGTCCGCGAGGTGGCCGACCGCTACGGCGGCCTGGACATCCTGGTGAACAACGCCGGCATCTCGCGCGGCGGGCCGATCGACGCCGACGAGTACGAGACGCGCTGGCAGGAGACCGTCAACGTGCTCCTGACCGCTCACCAGCGGACGATCCGCGCGGCGCTGCCCCACCTGCGCAAGTCGGACTCGCCGCGGATCGTCAACATCGCTTCGACCGAGGGTCTGGGCGCGACGGCGCTCAACAGTGCCTATTCGGCGGCGAAGACCGGGGTCATCGGGCTGACCCGGGGTCTGGCGGTGGAGCTAGGCAAGGAGGGGATCACGGTGAACTGCATCTGCCCCGGTCCGATCCGCACCGCGATGACGGAGCGGATCCCCGAGGAGCACAAGCAGATCTACGCCCGCCGGCGCACCGCCCTGCGCCGCTACGGCGACCCGGAGGAGGTGGCCCACGGCACGCTCCACCTCTGCCTGCCCGCCTCGTCCTTCATCACCGGCGTCGCGTTGCCGGTCGACGGCGGATTGACCGTTCGCCGCGCCTGA
- a CDS encoding sulfatase — translation MSALVVLACGGAAERFQTDLAQALDLAEVTAESSEVAPGNYEQRRQLREGWSAPGEDEGGSFASGEGDRSTLNWHLSWSRPLELVLTGRQMASPGTEPPTVRVSWNQQPLGQLDLASGGAVEEYRLSVPPAVQRQGDNDVLLEYSSPAGAVPPRVAWSRIRIEGAGTGARPSAAADGTLHLPFRTALDYYVLLPEGGVLELDDLGLYGPQGVWRGAEPSPRLVAAVHRYPTGSAAATTTLSGGRGQLQLPAHESPLRIRIEALAGARLPEAEAGFRLSAVLSSPTPPWPHAEAPFANPAEPAEAQPVETGEGFAGASDPSGAHLPHILIFLVDTLRADHLGCYGYERPTSPNIDRFAGDAILFEHAVAQSSWTRPATASILTGLYPHRHGARTRNQELGADIPYLPEILSSIGYRALGVSTNGNAGIDFGFRRGFNHFMQMRERASRPGIHVPVWRAVDETLEWLERIGPEDSFFVFLHVTDPHEPYLPPEDHRQRFAPDAAAGPGLLRQNQPASASHSTSDLKDLYDGEIAFVDEHFGRMLEELDRRGFLEDTLVVFVSDHGEEFLDHGRHGHGATLYQEQIHVPLILRLPDRLRRDGDRSEVGAQVRQIDIVPTILDAIGAPGLVETDGQSLLPLIRSGADPRGSTVAMAELRVDRLAMDALLLHGVDRRHKLIDYHSTPSGTARQLFDAGRDRAELNDLRQEESLWAGYLAAVGKLQRRGAGPLTAGIEPSIPPEQREALKALGYLD, via the coding sequence TTGTCCGCCCTGGTCGTACTGGCCTGCGGCGGAGCGGCGGAACGCTTCCAGACCGACCTGGCTCAGGCGCTCGACCTCGCCGAAGTGACGGCCGAGTCGTCCGAAGTGGCGCCCGGAAACTACGAACAGCGGCGGCAACTCCGCGAGGGATGGTCGGCTCCAGGCGAGGACGAGGGCGGCAGCTTCGCGTCGGGAGAAGGCGACCGGTCCACCCTGAACTGGCACCTGTCCTGGTCCCGTCCGCTCGAACTCGTGCTCACGGGCCGACAGATGGCGTCTCCCGGGACCGAGCCCCCAACGGTCCGGGTGTCATGGAACCAGCAGCCGCTCGGTCAGCTCGACCTGGCCTCCGGAGGCGCCGTGGAGGAGTACCGCCTGAGTGTGCCCCCCGCGGTACAGCGGCAGGGCGACAACGACGTCCTGCTGGAGTACTCCTCGCCAGCCGGAGCCGTTCCACCGCGAGTCGCCTGGAGCCGCATCCGCATCGAAGGCGCCGGTACCGGCGCGAGACCCTCCGCGGCGGCGGACGGAACGCTCCATCTGCCCTTTCGCACGGCGCTCGACTACTACGTCCTGCTGCCGGAAGGCGGAGTCCTCGAACTGGACGACCTGGGCCTGTACGGCCCTCAGGGCGTCTGGCGCGGCGCCGAACCGTCGCCCCGGCTCGTAGCGGCAGTCCACCGCTACCCCACCGGATCGGCGGCGGCCACGACGACCCTCAGCGGCGGGCGAGGTCAACTGCAACTCCCGGCGCACGAGAGTCCCCTGCGCATCCGCATCGAGGCGCTCGCCGGCGCCCGCCTGCCGGAGGCCGAGGCGGGCTTCCGGCTCTCGGCCGTCCTGAGCAGCCCAACGCCACCATGGCCGCATGCTGAAGCGCCGTTCGCCAACCCTGCCGAACCGGCAGAGGCGCAACCCGTGGAGACAGGCGAAGGTTTCGCCGGCGCGTCCGATCCGTCCGGCGCGCACCTGCCACACATCCTGATCTTTCTCGTCGACACGCTCCGAGCCGACCATCTGGGCTGCTATGGCTACGAGCGTCCGACCTCGCCGAACATCGACCGGTTTGCCGGCGACGCCATCCTCTTCGAGCACGCCGTTGCCCAATCGTCGTGGACGCGCCCGGCCACCGCGAGCATCCTCACCGGGCTGTATCCGCACAGGCACGGCGCACGCACGCGGAACCAGGAACTCGGCGCCGACATTCCCTACCTGCCCGAGATCCTCAGTTCAATCGGCTATCGCGCACTAGGCGTTTCGACGAACGGCAACGCCGGCATCGACTTCGGATTCCGCCGCGGCTTCAATCACTTCATGCAGATGCGGGAGCGGGCCTCGCGGCCAGGCATTCACGTCCCGGTCTGGAGGGCGGTCGACGAGACCCTGGAATGGCTGGAACGGATCGGTCCCGAAGACTCCTTCTTCGTCTTTCTCCACGTAACCGATCCGCACGAGCCCTACCTCCCGCCCGAGGACCACAGGCAACGTTTCGCGCCCGACGCGGCGGCCGGTCCCGGTTTGCTCCGACAGAACCAGCCCGCCAGCGCCAGTCACTCGACGAGCGACCTGAAGGACCTCTACGACGGCGAGATCGCCTTCGTCGACGAGCACTTCGGCCGCATGCTCGAGGAACTCGACCGGCGCGGGTTCCTCGAGGACACCCTTGTCGTCTTCGTGTCGGATCACGGCGAGGAGTTCCTGGACCACGGCCGCCACGGTCACGGCGCGACGCTGTACCAGGAGCAGATCCACGTACCCCTCATCCTCCGCCTGCCCGACAGGCTACGGCGGGACGGGGACCGGTCCGAGGTCGGGGCGCAGGTGCGCCAGATCGACATCGTCCCGACGATCCTCGATGCGATCGGGGCTCCCGGGCTGGTCGAGACCGACGGCCAGTCGCTGCTGCCTCTCATCCGCTCCGGCGCCGACCCGCGTGGATCCACCGTCGCTATGGCCGAACTCCGCGTCGACCGGCTAGCGATGGACGCGTTGCTGCTACACGGAGTGGACCGCCGCCACAAGTTGATCGACTACCACAGCACGCCTTCCGGGACCGCGCGGCAACTGTTCGACGCCGGTCGCGACCGTGCCGAGTTGAACGACCTGCGACAGGAGGAATCGCTCTGGGCCGGCTATCTGGCGGCCGTCGGCAAACTGCAGCGCCGGGGCGCGGGGCCGCTCACGGCCGGCATCGAGCCGTCCATACCGCCCGAGCAGCGCGAGGCGCTGAAGGCTCTCGGCTACCTGGACTGA